The Mesotoga sp. Brook.08.105.5.1 genome includes a region encoding these proteins:
- a CDS encoding transposase → MKDQSGTIVGIDWSADSHTCYDLKADKSFKIPDSVKGYERLLNDYPEAVFVIEEANNRIGDYLLTNKREVYVLPPCRSKEARKYHFSSGAKSDSLDAKAIALTFKEHPSYCLKARYSGVGAKITKLVTMYSIVSKIHSQQCNRLYSVLLRYFPEYLHIMDKQYRSNTSLRILSICPTITEFKKVSNEELRKILNKENYRMTSILRKKLDRIRSEGISWGDTSCEGNLIMFLANQILTLREEQERLREEMGETLENSPYRIILSIPGVKAVIGSYIVKAYLTHDFRSYQEMQKYAGTIPFLFQSGRKSIMLMRKKCDKDLRNMIHIAAFASLKTCGWARNYYKRKRKEGKTYGHALRALGNIILKIAFSMLSKMKEYDETLFLNAKGIKTTQQNNTIIPEAFTNPEYSQDAHPSLAATKDVVENLNVT, encoded by the coding sequence ATGAAAGATCAAAGCGGTACGATCGTAGGTATTGACTGGTCAGCTGACTCCCATACTTGCTATGACCTCAAGGCTGATAAGAGTTTCAAGATCCCAGACTCTGTTAAAGGTTATGAAAGACTGCTGAACGATTATCCAGAGGCAGTTTTCGTGATCGAAGAAGCAAACAACAGGATAGGAGACTACCTTCTCACTAACAAGAGAGAGGTGTATGTCTTACCTCCTTGTAGGTCCAAAGAAGCCAGGAAGTATCATTTTAGCTCCGGGGCAAAGAGCGATAGTCTAGATGCCAAGGCGATAGCTCTTACCTTCAAGGAACATCCCTCTTACTGTCTCAAGGCAAGATATTCAGGAGTCGGAGCGAAGATCACTAAACTGGTGACTATGTACAGCATTGTATCCAAAATTCACAGTCAACAGTGCAACAGATTGTATTCAGTCCTACTGAGGTATTTCCCGGAATACTTGCACATTATGGATAAGCAGTACAGATCAAATACCTCCTTGAGGATTCTTAGCATCTGCCCTACGATAACTGAATTTAAGAAAGTTTCGAACGAAGAGCTTAGGAAGATACTGAACAAAGAGAACTACAGAATGACTAGCATCTTGAGAAAGAAGCTTGACAGGATAAGAAGCGAAGGGATCTCTTGGGGCGATACATCATGTGAGGGTAATCTCATAATGTTCCTGGCAAATCAAATTCTCACCTTGAGAGAGGAACAAGAAAGATTGAGGGAAGAGATGGGAGAGACCCTAGAGAATAGTCCATACAGGATCATTCTTTCTATTCCAGGTGTGAAGGCTGTAATAGGCTCATACATAGTAAAGGCCTATCTCACACATGATTTCAGAAGCTACCAGGAGATGCAGAAATACGCTGGAACTATTCCCTTCCTCTTTCAAAGTGGCAGAAAGTCAATAATGCTGATGAGAAAGAAATGCGACAAAGACCTAAGAAACATGATTCACATCGCAGCTTTCGCTTCTCTGAAGACTTGTGGATGGGCAAGAAACTACTACAAAAGAAAGAGAAAAGAGGGCAAGACTTACGGTCATGCCCTCAGAGCACTGGGGAACATCATCCTCAAAATCGCATTCTCCATGTTGTCAAAGATGAAAGAATACGATGAAACCTTGTTCCTCAATGCCAAAGGAATTAAAACCACTCAACAAAATAATACAATAATTCCTGAGGCTTTCACAAATCCTGAATACTCCCAGGATGCTCATCCATCCTTAGCTGCCACTAAGGATGTGGTCGAGAACTTGAATGTCACCTGA